One window of Aliarcobacter lanthieri genomic DNA carries:
- a CDS encoding ABC transporter permease subunit, with the protein MKLINRIKKGLIDNFIVWLIPVLILVIWQIVVQSGLLSSRVMPAPLDVIKAGVVLTANGELIHHFLVSLQRALLGLLIGGSIGFLLGFITGLSRLAEDLLDSTIQMIRTIPLLALVPLVILWFGIGEFSKIFLLALAVFFPIYLNTFHGLRSVDKDLIEMGRVYGLTPYGLFKNVILPGAMPSILVGLRMSLGFMWLYLIVAETIASNAGIGYMTMNAREFLQTDVMVLGILLYAFLGKISDVLASILEKKYLKWHKGYQK; encoded by the coding sequence ATGAAACTCATAAATAGAATAAAAAAAGGTTTGATTGATAATTTTATAGTTTGGTTAATTCCAGTTTTAATTTTAGTTATTTGGCAAATAGTAGTTCAAAGTGGATTACTTTCTTCAAGAGTTATGCCAGCTCCTCTTGATGTTATAAAAGCAGGAGTTGTTCTTACAGCAAATGGTGAGTTAATTCACCATTTTTTAGTTAGTTTACAAAGAGCATTATTAGGATTATTGATTGGTGGAAGTATTGGATTTCTTTTAGGGTTTATTACTGGATTATCAAGATTAGCAGAAGATTTACTTGATTCAACTATTCAAATGATTAGAACTATACCTCTTTTGGCTTTAGTTCCTTTAGTTATTTTATGGTTTGGAATTGGAGAATTTAGTAAGATATTTTTACTAGCATTAGCAGTCTTTTTTCCAATATATTTAAATACTTTTCACGGCTTAAGAAGTGTAGATAAAGATTTAATAGAAATGGGAAGAGTTTATGGATTAACTCCTTATGGATTGTTTAAAAATGTTATATTACCAGGAGCAATGCCATCTATTTTAGTTGGGCTTAGAATGTCGTTAGGTTTTATGTGGCTTTATTTGATTGTAGCAGAAACAATAGCTTCAAATGCTGGAATAGGTTATATGACAATGAATGCAAGAGAATTTTTACAAACAGATGTAATGGTTTTAGGGATTTTATTATATGCATTCTTAGGAAAGATTTCTGATGTTTTAGCTTCTATATTAGAGAAAAAATATTTAAAATGGCATAAAGGATATCAAAAATGA
- the typA gene encoding translational GTPase TypA: protein MRDIRNIAVIAHVDHGKTTTVDELLKQSGTFSAHQNVDERVMDSNAIEKERGITILSKNTAIDYEGVRINIIDTPGHADFGGEVERVLKMVDSVLLLVDAQEGVMPQTKFVVKKALSLGHRPIVVVNKIDKPAAEPDRVVDEVFDLFAQMDATEEQLDFPVIYAAARSGFARYNPTDDNMDFKPLYETILKEVPKPKGTDENGLQLQVFTLDYDNFIGKIGIARIFNGTISQGETVMLCKADGSKVKGRVSKLIGFKGLDRVDIKTAGAGDIVAVAGFETIDVGDSLCDPNNPMPLDPMHIEEPTLSVTFSVNDSPLAGTEGKYVTSNKIDERLKAEMNTNIAMGYEQIGEGKFKVNGRGELQITILAENMRREGFEFCIGRPEVIIREENGIKMEPFEHLVIDTPDEFSGAIIEKLGKRKAVMTNMIPMGIGFTRLEFEIPARGLIGIRTEFLTETRGEGVMNHSFLEFRPYSGTVESRKYGALVSMENGEALAYSIFNLQDRGIMFVKPQDKVYIGMVVGQHAKDNDLDVNPIKGKQQSNVRSSGADEAIRLVPPKIMSLENALEWIEEDEAVEVTPVSIRIRKRELDPTVRKRTAKKEKNA, encoded by the coding sequence ATGAGAGATATTAGAAATATTGCAGTTATTGCACACGTAGACCATGGAAAAACAACAACAGTTGATGAACTTTTAAAACAATCAGGTACTTTCTCAGCTCATCAAAATGTAGATGAAAGAGTTATGGATAGTAATGCTATTGAAAAAGAAAGAGGGATTACTATTCTTTCAAAAAATACAGCTATTGATTATGAAGGTGTAAGAATCAACATTATTGACACTCCAGGACACGCTGATTTTGGTGGAGAAGTTGAGAGGGTTCTAAAAATGGTTGATAGCGTTTTACTTCTTGTTGATGCCCAAGAAGGAGTTATGCCTCAAACAAAATTTGTTGTTAAAAAAGCACTATCTTTAGGACATAGACCAATAGTCGTAGTAAATAAGATAGATAAACCAGCAGCTGAACCTGATAGAGTTGTTGATGAAGTTTTTGACCTTTTTGCACAAATGGATGCAACAGAAGAACAATTAGATTTCCCAGTTATTTATGCAGCTGCAAGAAGTGGATTTGCAAGATATAATCCAACTGATGATAATATGGATTTTAAACCACTATATGAAACTATTTTAAAAGAAGTTCCAAAACCAAAAGGAACTGATGAAAATGGTCTACAACTTCAAGTATTTACTCTAGATTATGATAATTTTATTGGAAAAATAGGGATAGCTAGAATTTTCAATGGTACAATTTCTCAAGGTGAAACAGTTATGCTTTGTAAAGCAGATGGTTCTAAAGTAAAAGGTAGAGTATCTAAACTTATTGGGTTTAAAGGACTTGATAGAGTTGATATAAAAACTGCTGGAGCTGGTGATATAGTTGCAGTTGCAGGATTTGAAACTATTGATGTTGGAGATAGCTTATGTGATCCAAATAATCCAATGCCATTAGATCCAATGCATATAGAAGAACCAACTTTAAGTGTAACATTCTCTGTAAATGATTCTCCACTAGCTGGAACAGAAGGAAAATATGTAACTTCAAATAAAATTGATGAGAGACTAAAAGCTGAGATGAACACAAATATTGCTATGGGATATGAGCAAATTGGTGAAGGTAAATTTAAAGTAAATGGAAGAGGTGAACTTCAAATTACTATTTTAGCTGAAAATATGAGAAGAGAAGGTTTTGAGTTCTGTATAGGAAGACCAGAAGTTATTATTAGAGAAGAAAATGGTATTAAAATGGAACCATTTGAGCACTTAGTAATTGATACGCCAGATGAATTTAGTGGAGCTATCATTGAAAAACTTGGTAAAAGAAAAGCTGTAATGACAAATATGATTCCTATGGGAATTGGATTTACAAGATTAGAATTTGAAATTCCAGCAAGAGGGCTTATTGGTATTAGAACAGAATTTTTAACTGAAACTAGGGGAGAAGGGGTTATGAATCACTCATTCTTAGAGTTTAGACCATATTCTGGAACAGTTGAAAGTAGAAAATATGGTGCTTTAGTATCTATGGAAAATGGAGAAGCATTAGCTTATTCTATATTTAACTTACAAGATAGAGGAATTATGTTTGTAAAACCTCAAGATAAAGTATATATTGGAATGGTAGTTGGACAACATGCAAAAGATAATGATTTAGATGTAAATCCTATTAAAGGAAAACAACAATCAAATGTTAGATCTAGTGGAGCAGATGAAGCTATTAGACTTGTACCACCAAAAATTATGTCTTTGGAAAATGCATTAGAGTGGATTGAAGAAGATGAAGCTGTTGAAGTTACTCCTGTTTCTATTAGAATTAGAAAAAGAGAACTTGACCCAACTGTTAGAAAAAGAACAGCAAAAAAAGAGAAAAATGCTTGA
- the ssuD gene encoding FMNH2-dependent alkanesulfonate monooxygenase encodes MALNIFWFIPTFGDSQYIGGKTGARAIDFNYSKQIAVAADNLGFDGVLIPTGRLCEDPWVIASSLIGATQNLKFLVALRPGLLQPALAARMTATLDRFSNGRVALNLVAGGDKTELEGDGLYQKPEERYQAAAEFVDLWRDILKSSYEKKVVNFNGKFYKTTNAKLLYPPVQNPTPPLFFGGSSEEARELAAQKVDLYITWGEKPQDVKEKIEDLKRRASKYGRTLRFGVRLHVIVRETEEEAWSVADKLISKLDDETIEQHHKVLEKRESIGQKRMTILTNGGKSRTREELEISPNLWAGIGLAREGCATALVGSPEIIVERITEYANMGVDTFVFSGYPHLEEAYKFAELVFPLLPSKTREKLVGLAKAETFGGVLNYETHK; translated from the coding sequence ATGGCTTTAAATATATTTTGGTTTATACCTACATTTGGAGATAGTCAATATATCGGTGGTAAAACTGGTGCAAGAGCAATAGATTTTAATTACTCAAAACAAATAGCAGTTGCAGCTGATAATTTAGGATTTGATGGAGTTTTAATTCCAACAGGAAGGCTATGTGAAGATCCTTGGGTTATTGCTTCAAGTCTAATAGGTGCTACACAAAATTTGAAATTTTTAGTAGCACTTAGACCTGGACTTTTACAACCAGCTTTAGCAGCAAGAATGACAGCAACTCTTGATAGATTTTCAAATGGAAGAGTAGCTTTAAATCTTGTTGCTGGTGGTGATAAAACAGAACTTGAAGGAGATGGTTTATATCAAAAACCAGAAGAACGATATCAAGCTGCAGCTGAATTTGTTGATTTATGGAGAGATATTTTAAAATCAAGTTATGAAAAGAAAGTTGTTAATTTTAATGGAAAATTTTATAAAACAACAAATGCAAAACTTTTATATCCTCCTGTTCAAAACCCAACTCCACCTTTATTTTTTGGAGGCTCATCAGAAGAAGCAAGAGAATTAGCTGCACAAAAGGTTGATTTATATATAACTTGGGGTGAAAAACCACAAGATGTTAAAGAAAAAATTGAAGACCTTAAAAGAAGAGCTTCAAAGTATGGAAGAACTTTGAGATTTGGCGTAAGGCTTCATGTAATTGTACGAGAAACAGAAGAAGAAGCATGGAGTGTAGCTGATAAATTGATAAGTAAACTTGATGATGAAACAATAGAACAACATCACAAAGTATTAGAGAAAAGAGAGTCTATTGGGCAAAAGAGAATGACTATTTTAACAAATGGTGGAAAATCAAGAACTAGAGAAGAACTTGAAATTAGTCCAAATTTATGGGCTGGGATTGGGCTTGCTAGAGAAGGTTGTGCAACAGCACTTGTTGGAAGTCCTGAAATTATAGTTGAAAGAATAACTGAATATGCAAATATGGGAGTTGATACTTTTGTATTCTCTGGCTATCCTCATCTTGAAGAAGCATATAAATTTGCAGAACTTGTATTTCCATTATTACCAAGTAAAACAAGAGAAAAATTAGTAGGACTTGCAAAGGCTGAAACCTTTGGAGGAGTTTTAAATTATGAAACTCATAAATAG
- a CDS encoding sulfonate ABC transporter substrate-binding protein, with the protein MKRIFRSFITIVSIIPILGFGASKTEQLRIGYQKSDPGFVLIKDSGKLEKRLEKIGVKVTWIEFPAGPQLLEGLNVGSIDLGTVGETPPIFAQAANAKIKYIAYKTAFPKSEAIIVQESSPIKTVADLKGKKVALNKGSNVHYLLVKALEEAGLKYSDIIPTFLPPADARAAFEKGSVDAWVIWDPFYAAAELKIGAKKLRDGEGLVNNYQFYLVEESYTKNKEVLDIVFDEIKTVDDYLTKEPLKTAEILSKVNGLEVEALELSHKRAVFQTQYLTPKVINDQQDIADTFYDLKLIPKKLDIKSVVWIPENNK; encoded by the coding sequence ATGAAAAGAATATTTAGAAGTTTTATAACAATAGTTTCAATTATCCCTATATTGGGTTTTGGAGCATCAAAAACTGAACAATTACGAATAGGATATCAAAAATCAGATCCAGGCTTTGTCCTAATAAAAGATTCTGGAAAATTAGAGAAAAGATTAGAAAAAATTGGTGTAAAAGTAACTTGGATAGAATTTCCAGCAGGTCCCCAATTACTCGAAGGATTAAATGTCGGAAGTATAGATTTAGGAACAGTTGGGGAAACTCCTCCAATATTTGCACAAGCTGCAAATGCAAAAATAAAGTATATAGCTTATAAGACAGCTTTCCCAAAATCTGAAGCTATTATAGTACAAGAAAGTTCACCTATTAAAACAGTAGCAGATTTAAAAGGTAAAAAAGTTGCATTAAATAAGGGTTCAAATGTCCACTATTTATTAGTAAAAGCTTTAGAAGAAGCGGGTTTAAAATATAGTGACATAATACCAACATTTTTACCTCCAGCAGATGCAAGAGCAGCTTTTGAAAAAGGTAGTGTTGATGCTTGGGTAATTTGGGATCCATTTTATGCTGCTGCAGAGTTAAAAATTGGCGCTAAAAAGTTAAGAGATGGTGAGGGATTAGTAAACAACTACCAATTTTATTTAGTTGAAGAAAGTTACACTAAGAATAAAGAAGTATTAGATATTGTTTTTGATGAAATAAAAACAGTTGATGATTATTTAACTAAAGAACCTCTTAAAACAGCTGAAATTCTTTCTAAAGTAAATGGATTAGAAGTTGAGGCATTAGAACTATCACATAAAAGAGCAGTATTTCAAACACAATATTTAACACCAAAAGTTATTAATGATCAACAAGATATAGCAGATACTTTTTATGATTTAAAACTTATTCCAAAAAAATTAGATATCAAAAGTGTTGTTTGGATACCTGAGAACAATAAATAA
- a CDS encoding amino acid ABC transporter permease — MQSTGIDLIFEGNNLLRILEGTLNTIQIAFISILLSLIFGVIFGIIYTSRNKIVRFFCRFYLEVFRIIPILVLLFVFYFVVPSLFDIDISGEFVAIYVFVLWGIAEIGDITRGAMESIPKHNSDVALALGFNKLQVYIYILIPLSFKRVIPGVINLTTRMIKTTSLVIMIGVVDVIKVGQQIIESNVLRVPDAAFWIYGFIFVIYFIICYPMSKFAKVLENRWNK, encoded by the coding sequence ATGCAGAGCACGGGAATTGATCTGATATTTGAAGGCAATAATCTACTAAGAATCTTAGAAGGTACTTTAAATACTATTCAAATTGCATTTATTTCTATATTATTAAGTTTAATATTTGGAGTTATTTTTGGAATAATATATACTTCAAGAAACAAGATAGTAAGATTTTTTTGTAGATTTTATTTAGAAGTTTTCAGAATTATTCCTATTTTAGTATTATTATTTGTATTTTATTTTGTAGTTCCCAGCTTATTTGATATTGATATAAGTGGAGAATTTGTAGCTATTTATGTATTTGTTTTATGGGGAATAGCTGAAATTGGTGATATAACAAGAGGGGCTATGGAATCAATTCCTAAACATAATAGTGATGTAGCTTTAGCATTGGGATTTAATAAATTGCAAGTTTATATTTATATTTTAATTCCACTATCATTTAAAAGAGTTATACCTGGAGTTATAAATCTAACAACAAGAATGATAAAAACAACTTCTTTGGTTATAATGATAGGTGTTGTTGATGTTATAAAAGTAGGACAACAAATAATAGAAAGTAATGTTTTAAGAGTACCAGATGCAGCATTTTGGATATATGGATTTATATTTGTTATATATTTTATCATTTGTTATCCAATGTCAAAATTTGCAAAAGTTTTAGAAAATAGATGGAATAAATAG
- a CDS encoding amino acid ABC transporter ATP-binding protein, giving the protein MDNLIDIKNLIKKYGDKTVINGIDLSIKKGEVVVLLGPSGCGKSTLLRTINGLENIQGGEIIFQGKNIHDKNSDWMKIRQKIGMVFQNYELFPHLNVIDNILLAPLKVQKRVKEEVMLQAEELLKKVGLEDRKFAYPRELSGGQKQRIAIVRALCMNPEVMLFDEVTASLDPEMVREVLDVILNLAKSGMTMFIVTHEMGFAKSVANRIVFLDGGKICEESHPKDFFTNPKTQRAKEFLNIFQFED; this is encoded by the coding sequence ATGGATAATTTAATTGATATAAAGAACCTTATAAAAAAATATGGCGATAAAACAGTTATAAATGGAATTGATTTATCTATAAAGAAAGGTGAAGTTGTCGTACTTTTAGGACCTTCTGGCTGTGGTAAGAGTACCCTTTTAAGAACAATAAATGGACTTGAAAATATACAAGGTGGAGAAATAATCTTTCAAGGTAAGAATATACATGATAAAAATTCTGATTGGATGAAGATAAGACAAAAAATAGGTATGGTGTTCCAAAATTATGAACTATTTCCACACTTAAATGTAATTGATAATATTTTATTAGCACCTTTAAAAGTTCAAAAAAGAGTTAAAGAAGAAGTGATGCTTCAAGCAGAAGAACTTTTAAAAAAAGTTGGACTAGAAGATAGAAAATTTGCATATCCAAGAGAGTTATCAGGTGGGCAAAAACAAAGAATTGCAATTGTTAGAGCTTTATGTATGAACCCTGAAGTTATGCTTTTTGATGAAGTTACAGCTTCTTTAGACCCTGAAATGGTAAGAGAAGTTTTAGATGTAATTTTGAATTTAGCAAAATCAGGTATGACTATGTTTATAGTTACTCATGAAATGGGATTTGCAAAATCAGTTGCAAATAGAATAGTATTTTTAGATGGTGGAAAAATTTGTGAAGAATCTCACCCAAAAGATTTTTTTACAAATCCAAAAACACAAAGAGCAAAAGAGTTTTTAAATATTTTTCAATTTGAAGATTAA
- a CDS encoding cysteine ABC transporter substrate-binding protein — translation MKNIVQTLKKIVISLAIIPALALTASAKDKNSIDIIKEKGKIRIGVFSDKAPFGYLDSNGKHQGFDIVIAKRLTKELLGDENKVEFINLEAANRVEYLVTNKVDIVLANFTVTPERQKKVDFANPYMKVAIGVASSDKNPIKTVEDLKGKKLIITKGTTADVYFTKNHPEIDVLSFDHNSESFAALKDGRGVALTHDNTLLFAWAKQNEGFTVGIDALGPQDTIAPAVKKGNTILLNWINETLAKLGEEKFIEKAYNETLKPIYGDSVNIESVIIEGGKK, via the coding sequence ATGAAAAACATAGTTCAAACACTAAAAAAGATAGTGATTTCACTAGCTATTATTCCTGCTTTAGCACTAACAGCAAGTGCAAAAGATAAAAATTCTATTGATATTATCAAAGAAAAAGGAAAAATAAGAATAGGAGTATTTAGTGATAAAGCTCCATTTGGTTACCTTGATAGTAATGGAAAACATCAAGGATTTGATATTGTTATTGCTAAAAGATTAACAAAAGAACTTTTAGGTGATGAAAATAAAGTTGAATTTATTAATTTAGAAGCAGCAAATAGAGTTGAGTATTTAGTTACAAATAAAGTTGATATCGTATTAGCAAACTTTACTGTAACACCAGAAAGACAAAAAAAAGTTGATTTTGCAAATCCATATATGAAAGTAGCTATTGGTGTTGCATCATCAGATAAAAATCCTATTAAAACAGTTGAAGATTTAAAAGGTAAAAAACTTATAATCACAAAAGGTACAACAGCAGATGTATATTTTACAAAAAATCATCCAGAAATTGATGTATTAAGTTTTGATCATAATTCAGAATCATTTGCTGCTTTAAAAGATGGTAGAGGTGTTGCACTTACTCACGATAATACTTTACTTTTTGCATGGGCAAAGCAAAATGAAGGATTTACAGTAGGAATTGATGCTTTAGGACCACAAGATACTATTGCACCAGCAGTAAAAAAAGGAAATACAATTTTACTAAATTGGATTAATGAAACTTTAGCAAAACTTGGTGAAGAAAAATTTATTGAAAAAGCATATAATGAAACTTTAAAACCTATATATGGTGATTCTGTAAATATTGAATCAGTTATAATCGAAGGTGGAAAAAAATAA
- a CDS encoding RrF2 family transcriptional regulator gives MKVSKKTDYALRALFAIAEADNLISIRELSESVDVPRRFLENIMLEMNRAGWVKSIPGRYGGYVLAKGADEITMGEVIRYFEGMIAMISCVSVSNYEPCSQEGKCYFRRVFLNIRNLTAQILDKTTIASCLNQAPVTKEDVLKEEFVGGLGI, from the coding sequence ATGAAAGTATCAAAAAAGACAGATTATGCTTTAAGAGCATTATTTGCAATAGCAGAAGCTGATAATCTAATTTCAATTAGAGAATTATCAGAATCAGTTGACGTTCCAAGAAGATTTTTAGAAAATATTATGCTTGAGATGAATAGAGCAGGTTGGGTAAAAAGTATTCCTGGACGATATGGTGGATATGTTTTAGCAAAAGGTGCAGATGAAATAACAATGGGAGAAGTTATAAGATATTTTGAAGGTATGATAGCTATGATATCTTGTGTTTCAGTTTCTAACTATGAACCATGTAGTCAAGAAGGAAAATGTTATTTTAGAAGAGTATTTTTAAATATTAGAAATTTAACAGCACAGATTTTGGACAAGACTACAATTGCTTCTTGTTTAAATCAAGCGCCAGTTACAAAAGAAGATGTTTTAAAAGAGGAGTTTGTTGGTGGATTGGGGATTTAA
- a CDS encoding amino acid ABC transporter permease — MDINFIIEVSPLFQKALLVTIKLAFIGIFFSLIIGLVCNLILAKENVFLNSLVNAYIELSRNTPLLIQLFFLYYGLPKFGIKLDEQVCAIIGLSFLGGSYMSEALRAGIEAVHKNQIESGLSLGMNNVQLFRFVILPQALSVSIPLIAANAIFLVKETSVVGIIAVKELVSLSKTLIGVYYMTYEIMFMLVVFYLIILLPLSIVLSYIERKMRYAEHGN, encoded by the coding sequence ATGGATATAAATTTTATTATAGAGGTTTCACCTCTATTCCAAAAAGCTTTATTAGTTACTATAAAACTTGCATTTATAGGTATATTCTTTTCCTTAATCATAGGATTAGTCTGTAACTTGATATTGGCTAAAGAGAATGTTTTCTTAAACTCTTTAGTCAATGCTTATATTGAATTATCAAGAAATACCCCTTTACTTATTCAACTATTCTTCTTATATTATGGTTTACCAAAATTTGGAATTAAGCTTGATGAACAAGTTTGTGCAATTATTGGTTTGAGTTTTCTTGGTGGAAGTTATATGAGTGAGGCTTTAAGAGCAGGAATAGAGGCTGTACATAAAAATCAAATAGAATCAGGTTTGAGTTTAGGAATGAACAATGTTCAACTTTTTAGGTTTGTTATATTACCACAAGCACTCAGTGTATCTATCCCTTTAATTGCTGCAAATGCTATTTTCTTAGTAAAAGAAACTTCTGTTGTTGGAATAATAGCTGTAAAAGAGTTAGTGAGTTTGAGTAAAACATTAATTGGTGTTTATTATATGACTTATGAGATTATGTTTATGTTAGTAGTATTTTATTTGATAATTCTTCTACCACTTTCAATAGTTTTATCTTATATAGAAAGGAAGATGCGATATGCAGAGCACGGGAATTGA
- a CDS encoding ChaN family lipoprotein, with amino-acid sequence MLRISIVFIATIFLFTGCADKSVLLTHNLEKKEDIYSIKQAKSISIQELVNEIEHYPIIFVGDHHNTQKTHKFFADFINELNKKGYNLSLANEWFTPAQDELLKEYTDNKFDTTTFKEKIEWDKFSKYKWEYVSLLYEAIKNSGGRLYGMNISKEDRAKISLKQFDKMSQEEKDFYNNLDLGVTAHQQLVYPYLQHCDKMPSTSKEPCLERTYRVQVTWDTYMGENVAKIAKDVIKSPKDKLLVFAGAMHIEQNLGIPLRFSRLSNLPFISISNEKIDKEQDLKINTNKSDIVYIYETEEENKAK; translated from the coding sequence ATGTTAAGAATTTCAATAGTTTTTATAGCTACAATTTTTTTATTTACTGGTTGTGCAGATAAATCTGTACTTTTAACTCATAACTTAGAGAAAAAAGAGGATATTTATTCTATAAAACAAGCAAAAAGTATTTCTATACAAGAGCTTGTAAATGAGATAGAACATTATCCTATTATTTTTGTAGGTGACCACCATAATACTCAAAAGACACATAAGTTTTTTGCAGATTTTATAAATGAATTAAATAAAAAAGGTTATAACTTAAGTCTAGCAAATGAGTGGTTTACTCCGGCACAAGATGAGTTATTAAAAGAATATACAGATAATAAATTTGATACTACTACATTTAAAGAAAAAATAGAGTGGGATAAATTCTCAAAATATAAATGGGAGTATGTATCACTTCTATATGAAGCTATAAAAAATAGTGGTGGAAGACTTTATGGTATGAATATATCAAAAGAGGATAGAGCAAAAATCTCTTTAAAACAATTTGATAAAATGAGTCAAGAAGAGAAAGATTTTTATAATAACCTAGATTTAGGAGTAACTGCTCATCAGCAGCTTGTATATCCATACCTACAACATTGTGATAAAATGCCATCTACAAGTAAAGAACCTTGTTTAGAAAGAACATATAGAGTTCAAGTTACTTGGGATACATATATGGGAGAAAATGTAGCAAAAATTGCAAAAGATGTTATAAAAAGCCCAAAAGATAAGCTTTTAGTTTTTGCAGGAGCTATGCATATAGAACAAAATTTAGGAATTCCTTTGAGATTTTCAAGATTGAGTAATCTTCCATTTATCTCTATTTCAAATGAAAAAATAGATAAAGAACAAGATTTGAAAATAAATACAAATAAATCTGATATTGTTTATATTTATGAAACAGAAGAAGAAAATAAGGCTAAATAA